A stretch of DNA from Paenibacillus albus:
ACCGCGACTGAATGGGATGACGCTGGACTGGAGCAGTATGAAGCAAGTTGACGGACTCGATCATGTGAAGAATATAAGTCTCTTTATCGAAGCGCCAAGCTATAATCAGCAGCAGCTCTTTCTAAAGACCGACGGAACCGTATGGAGGAGTGAGGGGAAGCTCGGCGAGGTGCATCAGGTTGCTAATCTTGATCACGTCGCAGATGTAAGCGGCAAGTTCGCTCTCAAGCAGGACGGGACCGTTTGGGCAGTAGATACGAGCTCTGCGACCAAGCTGCCGGAAGCATCTGATATTCAGATGATCAGAAGCAACGGAACTTCAACGGTGGCGATAGACAAGCAATCGCATCTCTGGTTCTGGGGAGCGACGTTCACTGGCATGTCGGACGGAACGGTTCTGCACGATCATACGCCGACGCAGCTTACGAGCTTGAGCGGGGTAACCGATGCTTTTGTCGTGGAGCGTACGCTGCTTGCTTTGACCAAGGATGGCCGTATGTATAGCACGTCGATTGATTTGGAGAAGATGGCCGTTGCCCCTCGATTCGAGCTTCTGACGGCTAATATTAGCAGCGCGAAAGCCGGATACCGCCATCTCATTATGCAGAAGAAAGACGGTACGCTGTGGGGATGGGGAGTCAACAAAGAAGCCATGCTTGGTAATGGAGACTACGAGTTTCAGCACACAACACCGGTGGCTGTCCAGAAACCGATAACGGTCGAACTAAACGGAGACAACATTGCGCTGAGCAACGGTGTCATCATTCAAGAGGGGCAAGCCTTCATTCCGCTTCGATCGATCTTCGAGAAGATGGGAGCGTCGGTCAAATGGGATCTCTATAGTAAAAAAGCGACCATTCAGAGCAAGGATGCTTCCACTCAAATCGAAATCAATTTCATGTCGAGCAATCACATGCTGAATGGAAAAACGATCAAGATGAGCGTTGAGCCTTTTATTGTTAATGGCTCTGTCTATTTGCCGCTACGTTTCATTAGCGAATCGCTTGGCGCAAAAGTGGATTGGGTGCAGCAGGAGAGCCGCATTGCGATTACGATGAAATAGTAATAATTGTAGTTACCCTTAACATTCGTTTGTGCAAATACGCATCTATCCCCTTCCTCTATGAGCGGACAATCATATCCTATAGAGAAAGAATAGGGAGGTAGGTGGTCAGGCTGGCTAACCAGTTACTGGACATGCGGTTGTCGGTGCACTCGAATACGAGCGGCGGCGATACGGAGCTGACGAATACGCCGCTGTTGATCGGCGATATCGGGCTGCAAACCGCAGGTGTAGCTTCTATTAATGCAAGCAATGCTCGCGTATTGTTGACGGGCACGGTTTCCGTTGCTAAGTTTTATGATCCTGATGTCGTCGTGTTAACCGAAGAGGCTATCCTCGCCTCGTTCATAACAATTACCATTGAGCGGGGCGGAACGGAGATTGCCGGTTCGGGGACGGTAATCTGGGAGGAAATTGTGGCTGTAGGCTTAGCTGAATTGACGATTGCGCCGCTAAGCATTAATGCGGGGGATTTTCCTCCTGCTGCATCCGTTTTAACCGGACAAATTCGTTATACGATGTTCATAAGCGTGGACAATCCGTTCTACTCGTATCGGTTCGAGCTGAGCGGCCCAGCTGTGCTGAACGGGATCGCCGCGGCCGGAACGACATAGAACGATGAGATGACTCCTGTACGTGACGGGAGTCATCTTTATTTTGCGCAATCGCGTTAATCCGAGAATGCACTGGCATTAAAGCTCTCAGGGCCGATACGCGTACATTCTTCAGACGAAAATAAAAAGAGCGAATAGACAAGCTCATGCGAAGCGGGAAAAGGAACATTGTAATCGGAAGCGATCAGATGGAGAACTTTAATGCCGGACTCGGCTTGACTGAACTCGTAGCGAGTGTAGCCGACAATCGGGTCCGTTGGCAGTAGGCCTCTGATGGCGCCAATCGCAACGACCTTGCCGCCTGGCTGCTTCTCCGGAATATCGATGGCGGCTATGCCGGACAGCTGCACACGGATAATGCCGGCTGCTCCGGTGACGTTTAGTCCGACCACACCGATCTTGGTTGGTGTATCGGCAGGCAGCAGGATGCTGATCGAATTGCCGTTGGAAGCATTTTGGGAGGTGCGGGCGTCTAGTAATTTGCTCAGGGGACATCCCTCCTTTGTGCTAGCGTATGCAGCCTTGTCCACATTGCTCACGGCAGCAGCTAGCTGATGAGAAAATATGGATACTAGTGGTATTAATGTATCCGATTAACAAAACATACATATACGGAAAACATCCTCTTAATAGAAGTGCATTAGTATAAACCCGTAACTATTATTAGGAGGTAGAATAATGAAACGGATGGGTAAGGGCATGAAGAGTGCGATTGCTGTAACAGCGGTAGCTGCAATTGCGATTACAAGCAGCGTTGCTGCTCAAACATCGACACAAGCGGATGCGGCATCTTCGAAGACGAAGAATGTCATTCTGTTCGTCGGCGACGGCATGGGTACGGCGCAGCGTGATGCGATTCGCCTTGCAACAGTCGGCGAGAAGGGCAAGCTGGCTATGGATGCAATGCCTTATGTCGGTTTATTACATACGAGCTCGACGACTCCGGTGACGGATTCCGCTGCGGCTGCGACTGCTTTTGCCAGCGGCGTGAAGACGTATAACGGTGCGATCGGCATGGACGAGAACAAGAAGTCTGTGAAGACAATTATGGAATATGCGAAGGAAGCGGGCAAATCGACGGGCGTCGTGACGACGAGCCAAGTAACGGATGCAACTGGCGCAGCTTTTGGCGCGCATGTTGAGAACCGTGCTCTGCAAAGCGATATCGCGCTGCAATACCTCACGAAGAGCAAGATCGATGTTATCCTCGGCGGCGGCGAAGATTTCTGGTACCCTGCGGGCGAGACAGGCAAGTTCAAGGACGAGCCGGCTGAAGATCCATCCGAGAAGAGCAAAGGCACGCAAGGCAATCTCGTAAACAAAGCGAAGCAGCTCGGCTACAGCTTCGTATCGAACAAGACGGATCTGGCAAAAGCAAAAGGTGGCAAGCTGCTTGGCCTGTTCTCAAATGAAGAAATGTTCCAGCAGCGTCCAGAGGGCGAAGGCGACATCTACAATCCGGTCGTATCGCTGCCTGCTATGACGAAGAAAGCGATTGATACGCTTGATGCGAATAAAAAAGGCTTCTTCTTGATGGTTGAAGAAGAAGGCACGGATGAGTTCGCGCACAGCAACAATGCGAAGATGACGATTAAAGCAGGCCAGCAGCTGGACAGCGCGGTTCAAGTAGCGAAGGATTATGCGAAGAAGAATCCGGACACGCTCGTGCTGGTACTTGCTGACCATGAAACAGGCGGCTTCTCTATCGAGGAAGTAAGCGCAGATGACGAGAGCGGCGACGGCATTTCGAAGGAAGACGGTCCATTCGCAATCGCGAACTCGAAGCTGAACTTCGTTGTCGACTGGACAACGTCCGGCCACACAGCGGTTGACGTACCGGTAACTGCAGCAGGCAAGAACGCAGAGCTGTTCTCCGGCGTTTACGAGAACACGGAGATCTTCACGAAGCTGATGCAATCGCTTGGATTTAAGAAGTAAGTTTTGAGTGAAGGGTTTACAGACCTCCATTCCCGCTAGTTGAAGGGGTGGAGGTTTTCTTGTTGTTGGGGGAGCGAGTGCAATGGGGAAAGCGGAGCGGCAAGAGTGGTACGGGGTACCACACATTGGTGGAAAACCGTCGAATGAAGTGAAAGTAGCTGGTCTGGTGGACTACATTAGCGGAAATCCGACGAATGGTGAAAGAAGCTGGTCTGGTGGACCACATAAGCTGAAGCGGATCACAGCCTGGCATCTCCCCCAGTAAAAACGAAAAAAGCGAACCACGGCCAATCGCCATGGTTCGCCCAACTCTGCTCAAGCTTACTTCGATCTCAAGAACGCATCCAATTGCTTCTGCTTCTCTTTAAGCACTTTATCGAGTCCGTTCGCGAGCTCTTTCTTCTGGAAGTCTTTTGCTTTTGATGGGTCAATTGCGCCTGTTTCCAGACCTGCGATATATTTGCTGCGGACGGTAACGAGAGCGGCTACTTGCGATTTCACCGGCTGAGCGTTGAACGTAAAGCCAAGCGCCGGAGATAGCTTCGCACCTTTGTTGAAGGCTTTGAATTGAGCCCATTTATCTGGAGCTTCCGTATTCCAAACATAGTTCAAGAACTGGTTGCCGAACATCCATGTCGCGCCTGGATTGTAGTTCGCTGCGCTTGGACCTGGTTTAATGATTTCGCTCGATTGTTTCTGGTAGTGAACGCCTTCGATACCGAAGTTAAGCAGGTTATTTAAGTATTTGTCGGAGTGGAGCAAATTGATGAACATCATCGCACGCGCCGGATCTTTGGACGTCGAGGAAATTCCGAGCATAGAGCCCGCTGTTTCGCCCGTCGATACGGTGCGGTCCGTCATGTTAATTTGCTTCAGCTTGCCAGCCAAGTTCGCGGCAATGGCGACTTCGGCATCTTTACCTGGCTTCAGCGAAGCAACGATCATGAATACGTTGCCCTTCTTCAAGGCATCCTGACCGGACAACTGCGTCGTTGCAGCATCTCTGTTGATATAACCTTTCTTGTAGAGACTGCGGGTTAATGCCAGCTGATCCATATACTTCTTATCGTCAAATCTTGTAATGACTTTCGTGCTTGTGCCGTCTTTGCGGATCAGTCCTTCGATCGTCGTATCGCCAAGGTAATCCTGCTGCATGAAATAGTGGGAGTTGAAGTTATCGCCGTCACGCAGGAAGAGCGGCGTCATGCTTGGCATTTTCTTCTTGACCGACGCCAGAATCGGCGCGAGATCATTGACGGATTTGACTGCGTTCAGCTGAGAGGTGAGGCCGAGCTTGTCGGCGATATCTTTGCGGTAGATGACGCCGCCTTGTGCAGCCAATTCTTTGTTCGTCGGAATGCCGTAGTTATGGCCATTTACTTTAGACCCCTTCAGGAAAGCAGGATCTAGCGTCCGGGTGATGTCTTTGCCGTATTGCGCGATCAAGTTGCCGGCAGGACCTCTGGAATCGTCGAGTGCTAGAAACACATTTTTAGCTACGTCGTTAGCATGGCCATTCCATTGCGCTGTGAAGATAATGTCCATCGGCTCGCGGCTTGCTTTAAGCAGGTTCATTTTGCTGTCCCATTGACCCCAATCGATTGGAATCAAGTCGATCGTCGCATTGATTTTCGACTTCAAATACGTGTTCATTTTCGCTTCTACTTTGGCTTCATCCTTCGCCGGAGAGCCCGGATAGTACAACGTCAGCTTGTATGGCGCAAGTGAGCTGCTGGATGCGGCGCTCGCTACCGGTAACGCGGATAAGACCAGGCTAGCCCCAACAAGGAGAGAGATGCTTCTTCCCAGCTTTCTTTTTCCTACGAACATGTGGTAGTGCCTCCCTTATAAATTTAAGTGCGATGTATACTCAACCGGATGAACCGGATAGAGCCGCTTTTGAACTTCTCCACTCTGCCTTCTCGTTATCCCTTTATTGCTCCGACTGTTAACCCTTTAATGAAGAAGCGCTGGAAGAAGGGGTACGCGAACACGATTGGGCCAATACCGACAACGGCCATCGCCATGGTTACCGTCTCTGTGGGCAGTTGGTAATCCGGATTTTGAGCCAAAATCGCGGAGTAAGCCGTTGAGTTGGCGCTCAGGAAGGTAATATCGAGCAGCGCCTGATACATACGGAACTGGATCGTATACAGCGTATCGTCATTAATGAAGAGCAAGCTCAGAAACCAATCGTTCCAGTAGTTCAGCGTACAGAACAATCCGACAGTCGCAAGGACGGGCAGCGACAGCGGCAGCACGATCTGGGCGAATATGCGCCATTCCCCGGCACCGTCGATTTTCGCGGATTCCAGGAGCGCAGGTGGTACGGAATGCGTGAAGAAGGTGCGAATAAGCAGGACGAAGAAGGGCTGGACGAACATCGGAATCATGAGCACCCATAAGTTATCCCGCAGATGCAAGCCCTGTGTATACAGGAGATAGAAAGGAACAAGTCCGCTGTTGAACAGAAGTGTGAAGAACATGATGAAGGAGAACACTTTGCGATGCGGAAAGTCTTGTCTCGATATCGGATACGCATAAAGCGCCATCGTAATAAGCGCGATCAGCGTTCCGCCTAACGTAACGAGGATGGAAACGCCATACGATCTGACGATGCTCTCCCAGTCGCTGAGTAGGAAGTCGTATGCTCCGGTACTGAACTTCTCCGGCCACAGCTTATAACCGTCTACCAGCACGCTATTCTCGTCCGAGAAGGACACCGCGATGACGAGTAGGAGAGGCAGCACGCAAAGTATCGTGTAGAAGCAGAAGAACCCATTAATTAGAAAGTTGGGAAAGCTTGCGATTTCATTGAAATGCTTCTTCCGTTTGACTGCGACAGTCGCCATTAAGAGTCCCCCTTAGAACAATGCATCGTCTTTACTGATCCGACGAATGACCAAATTTGACAGCAGCACCAGCATGAACCCGACGAGCGCTTGATAGAGACCGGCCGCGGAAGACATGCCGATATCGGCGCTTACAATAAAGCCTTGGTACACGTAGGTATCGATGACGAGTGTCGTGTCGTAGAGGATGCCCGAATTGCGAGTCACCTGGAAGAACAAGCCGAAATCAGAATAGAAAATGCGGCCGATCTGCAGCAGCGTCAGAACGATGATGACTGGGCGAATCAATGGGAGCGTAATACTGCGGATTTGACGCCATTTGGAAGCACCGTCTATCGTTGCCGCTTCGTAATACTCCTGGTCGATTCCGATAATAGCGGCCAAGAAGATAACCGCGTAATACCCGATCCCTTTCCACGTATTAATGATGGGCAGAATAATCGGCCACCACTTCGGCTCCGAGTACCAGTCGATCGGCTCGACACCGAACCAAGGAAGCACGACCCGGTTCAAGATACCGATGTCCGGATTTAAGAAAGCGTATACAAGATACGAAATGACGATCATCGACAGAAAGTAAGGAAGGAACATGACCGACTGGTGCAGCTTCGCGAGCCGGCGGTTTCTCATGGCATTGAAGAGGAGGGCGAACGTAACGCCGATGACCAAATTCAAGAAGATGAAGACAGCGTTGTACAGCAGCGTGTTGCGGGTAATCGTCCAAGCGTCGGTCGTGCTGAACAAGTAATCGAAGTTGGCTAACCCGACCCATTTGCTGTGCATGAAGCTTTGGAAGAAACTGTCGGCTGTATATTCAATTTGCTTAAAAGCGATTAAAGAGCCGATCATCGGGATGTAATTGTTCAGCAGCAGCACAAGCAGTGCAGGAGCCATCATGATATAAAAAGGCCCGAACCGCTTCCAATAGCCGATGTTTTGTTTGGTTCGCGTTTTTCGCACGGGCTTCCTCAATGCGGCGTCCACAGCTTCCGTAGTTGGCGGCATCCCATCACCATCCTTTCTTTCTCTTGTACCTTTATTGTAAAGGAGCGGGAATAAAGCCATCTATCTACTGCGGTGACTGACATAGCACTGTGGTGACATTTATTGGGGAGAGTCTAGCAGTTTCGTGAAATTCTAATAATTTATAAGTTTCACGGTATAAATGAGCTTAGAATTCTCCGGAATGAAACGCGCTGCGCCGCCAAAAGGATGGCGGCAGCCGTTTCACCTTGCTAATGTAGATTTTGATGCATTTTGCGATACTCTTGGGGGGATAAGCCTGTCATCTTCTTGAATAGCTTGGCAAAATAGGAGAAATGGACATAGCCAACCTCTTCCGCGATATTGCTCACTTTATCGTTCGTTTCGATTAAGCACCGCTTCGCGCGTTCGATGCGTATTTCCGTAATGTAGTCGGATAAAGAATTTCCTGTCTCCTTGCGATACAGACGCGACAAGTAAGCGGGGTTGCGGTAGACGGAAGCGGCGATGTCGTCGCGGGTCAGCTCCGTATGCAAATTCTCATGAATGAACGATTGAACCTTCGCGATGACAGCGGACGCTTCGCGCGGACGATCTGCGATGGCTTGTCCCATTTTGTAAACCATTTTGGCGGCCCATGCCAGCAGCTGGATTGAATTTCGCGGAACTTGGTACTCTCTTAACTCACTGACTGTGAAAATATCGTAGATAGAGAAACCTTTGCGATAAGCGACGCGATACAGCATGCTCATCATGCCATAGTGGAATAGCTCCAGCGCTTCACGGCTCGCCTGCTCGGTCTGCCATTGCTTCAGCGTGTCCTCGACTAGCATGCCGAGCTGTTCATAACCGCCGTTATCGAGCAGAGCTCCCCAATCCGTGAACGAAGGAAGTTGAATGCCCGTACCGGTACTGCTCATCTCATAGCCGCGCGAATCTGCATCCTGAACAGACTGAGGTGCGGACACGTTGGACCGCTCCAATTGCTGCAGCCGCTCAAGCGAGCTGGCAAGCCCGCCTATTCCAGAGACTTCACCAACATAGCAGGATACTCTGCAGTGGAAATAACTTTGGCAAGCCTCTACATATTCACGGCATTTGCGTAGCAAAGCAGCGCGATCAACGGTGGCGCCGTCGTTCAAATAGAGCAGCACCATGTTCAGTTCGTTGCGGTCTTGCAGCACGGTGCCCGGCCAATCCCCTAATATAATCTCCGCAGCGGATTTCCGCAAAGCGTACTCCATAATACTTTCATCGCGCGTATCGAGCTCGATATCCCAATGTTCAATGCTGAGCAGTACCGGAAGAATCTTGCCTCCCTGACTAAGCGGAATGTCGAAGTATTCGAATTGACGCTTCAGCCGTTCAGGCGTCAGACGTACGCGGCCGGAGAGCAGCTCTTGCCAGAAACGCTCCACCAGGATGGGAAGCTGGTTCTTCCATTGCCTGCGGGTGAGTTCAATAACCTCCTCGAATTGCTGCTGTTCTCTTCGCAGCTCGATCTCGGCCAGAGCACGTTTCACCACTTCCTTCAGCGCATCGTGATCGACAGGCTTCAAGATGTAGTCGAAGCAGCCGTTATGCAGCGCTTCCTGCGCGTAATCGAACCTCGCATGCCCCGTAAGGAAGATGGTCAGCGCTCCCGGGCAGTTATCACGAGTCCAGCGCAGCAACTCCAATCCGTTCAAGCCGGGCATTTCAATATCGGAAATGATAAGATCCACGGGATGCTTCTCTAGCAGCGAGATCGCCTCAGCTGCATCTTCTGCGCCCATAATACTGTGGATCGGTAGATCGCTCCAATCAATGCCTTGCGTAATTCCCTTCAGCGCGTAGATCTCATCGTCGACGACAAGCATGCTAACCATCCGAGTAGTCCCCCTTGTTCCGTATGAGTGTAAGTTTACATGCAATTGTTATTGTCCCTCTTCGAATGTGCTCGTCCCGTGCAGCGGCAGCCGCATACGGACAATCGCCCCTCCGGCTTCGCCGTTCAGGAACTCGATCCCGCCTTCATCGCCGTACAGCATGCGGAAGCGGCGGAGAATGTTCCAGATTCCCAGATGATGTTCGCCTGCTTCTTCGAAATGCTCGCCGCTTTGCAAGCCTTCCATAAAGGCCTCTGGAAATCCCGGTCCGTTATCCATGATTGTCAGCATGAGGAGCTGATCCGGCTTCTCATCGTCATGGCTTGAGGAGATGGAGATACGGAACGGCGTGCCGTCTTGAACTTTCTTGGTGAAGCCGTGGATGACCGAATTTTCGACGAAAGGCTGCAGCAGCAGCGGGGACAGCTGCACGGGCAAATGCTCGGGGAGCACTTGAATGTCATACTCCAGCTTCGTCACGTAGCGGATTTTCTGAATTTCTAGATAATGCTCGATATGCCGAATTTCATCCTCAAGCGTAACTACGGTCCGATGCCCGAGCATTAAGAAACGGAAGTAGTCGGCCAGATGCAGGCTCATCTTCTGTACCAGTTTGTAGTCCTTCAGCGCGGCCAAATTATAAATGATATTGAGGCTGTTCATATAGAAATGGGGATTGATTTGAATCTGGAGATGTTTATACTCTGCCTTCTGGACGCGGATCTGTTCCTCGTACACGTCGATTTTGAGCTTCTCGATCTGTTCAGCCATGAGGTTGAATGTGCTCGACATGAAGGTGAATTCACTGTTACCAGGGACCGCCGGCAGCCGAACATTGAATCGACCTTGACCCAGCTTCCGCATGCCTCGGATGAGTGCGACCAAAGGCTTGAACATCACTCTTTGCAAGAACAGGAGATAGAAGGATAAGACGATGGCTACGGTCAGTGGAATCCAGATGTACAGCATTTTTTGAAAATAAGGCAGGTTCTTCAGCGTATAGGTTTCAGGAATGACGATCATATAGTGGATATCCGAGATTGCCGAGGGCTGGGTTATGACGAGAAAATGGCTGTGGTTCCATGACGTACGGCCCTGCTTGGTCATCTCCACAATATCGTTATGTACGACGCTCTCTTGAACGACAGGCAGCGGCGAGTTCGTCAGCGGATTGCCTGCCGGATCAACGACAAATGTCGCCCCGTCGGGACCTACGTCAAATTGGCTGAGCTCTTCGTTTAATCGGTCAATTTGCACCAATGCTCCCATATAGACGCCGGAGCCGAGATCGACCGTTTTTATGAGGTAATTCGTGTCGTGCGGAATGGAGAAACGCTCCCAGCGCTGCATCTCTTCGGGCAAATCCTTAGAGGCCAGCTTCGTGGTGTACTTCAGCAGAGCATCTTGCACCTCGGCGAAGTGGAAGCTGTATTGGGTGGAGAAGAACATGTCGTCATCTTTGCGGGAATAGACGAAGAAGGTGTCGACCTTATTGTAGTAGCCCGTATCGAGCAGGAAGCGCCGGGTCAGCTCCATCTTCGCCATCGTATAGTCCGAATCGTCATCTTCCAAAGAGAGCGTTTGTATCGTTTGAATGTCGGGGTCGCCTTGCATGCGGTACAAATAACGCATCGTTTCCTGGAGGATGGCGTCGTTATTCTTCACTTGCTGCTCCATCAGGTTGTTATAGTGCAGCGATATCTGGTCACGCACGACGTTCGTCGCATAAACGTTGTTGTAGACAAGGAAGAACGCCATAGGCGCGGTCAACAATAAGAAGCCGAACACGATCTTGAACCGAACGGACTGCATAAATTGCATGGTTCCCCATCCTTCGCGCCGTAGTATCCAGGTTATTCCAGACTAATTCAAGCATACTCCAGACAAATGAAAGCGGCAACAAAAACTAGGCCTATCGTCGCAGGGTTGGAAAAGATGAAAGGGGCTGCCCCTCAAGTCTATGCGACTTTTGGGACAGCCCCTTTTCTTATAAAAGCTAATGCTAGGAGTGCTGGCGCTTCACCGTCCAGCCGGTTGTCGGCGGTTCGACGACGAATTTGTGCGGTTTGCCATCCGTGTCTTCGATGGTGAGCATGAGTCCGCCTTCGGTTGGTAGAATATCATGCACTTCGCCACCTGGGATGAGCTCTTGGACAAGCGGCTCCAGGATCGGGATGAGAGTATCCTCGAGCTGCATCCGCACCATATGCCACTGCGGTGCAGGAGCGGATGCGGGATATCCGCTCGCAGGTGCGCCAAGCGCCGCCGCCAGCTCAAGCGGATCTCCTTTGGCTGGCAGCGTTGTGCCGGCTCCGACCGAAGCGACAAAACGCAAACAGAGCTCAATCGTATTCAGCACCTCAGCATAGTTGGTGCTGCCGTTGGCACAGCGGATTTCGACCGTCCCAATATCGAACCATGCGGCCGTATTAATGCCGCAACGATGGGATTGCGGGCGTCCGCTATGGCGAACCGACTCTTTGCGTGGCTCCGCTGCGAAGCGGTCCCGCATCTCCTTCGTTACGCGCGGACAATAGATCCGCCGATGCTCGCTCATTTGCAGCAGCTGCTCTAGCGAAGCCTGATGGAGCAGCGCTGCATCCAGCATGGGAAGGACAGCCTCCTGTCCCCACGGCTCAAGTCCGACATGGATATGCAGACCGCAGCTCCAATTGGCGGATGCGCCTTGCGCTTCCAGTCGGTCCAACATAACGCGGAGCTGTTCGCGCTCTGACCACAGCATCGGTGGAGGCTTAAGCTCGCTTCCCGATTTCGCGCCGGTTTCATCCAGCTGGTGCTCATCCAGCGACATGATCCAGCCGGGCAGCAGCTGGAGATCTTCCGGCTTGCCTCCTACAAATTCAATCTCAACTCCAAAACGCAGCATTTTCCAATCAACAACAGATGGCCACATGCCAATCACCGTTCCTCTCAATTGTGGTTGCTAGCTGGCTATATGAGAGAGTAGGCGGGCCTCGGACACGTAGAGCGTACCTGGCATATGCGGCTTAACGGGGGATCTTTATTCTCGGCATCGCTGCACACCTCCTGGGTAGGATTTTTGGTTACTCCATCAATTCGCTAGGTCCCACTGCTATTCCTCTCTCAAAAATGCACGCTTATCTAGTTCATCTACCTGCGGGCGTTCATAACATATAGGGAAAAGATAGGGAGGTGGTTAAGCATGGCGAATCAATTTTTGGACATGCGGCTTTCGGTTCACTCGGGCGATAGTGGAGGAACGACAGTATTGTCGTCTACGCCGCTGTTAATCGGCGATATCGGGCTGCAAACGGCAGGAGTTTCTCCTTTCAACGTCAGCAATGTTCGTGCACTGCTTACGGGCACAGCCTCGGTTGCCAAGGTGTTTGCGCCTGAACCAACAGAGGAAGAGATACCTGATCTCACTGCGCGGATTACGATTACGGTGGAGCGTAACGGAACTGGCACGGCCGGCACGGGAACTGTCATTCTCGAAGAGATCGTACAGGTAGGCGTCGCGCAGACGACGGTTGCTCCGCTTAGCGTAAGCATCGGCGATTTCCCTCCGGCAGCTGCAGTGGAAGCCGGTCAAATTCGGTACACGATGTTCATCAGCGTGGACAATCCGTTATCCATCGCATTCCAATTTTTGCTGATCGGCCCTGCTGTATTTAACGGCGTCGCTACAGCCGGCACAACCTAATGTATTCTGCTTTGGACGCAATCTTACGTGCTTCAAGTAAGGTTGCGTCTTTTTTTGATGGGGCGGGGAAAAGATAGAGAGAACCGCGCAGAGTTAAGAGGAACTTGTAAAAGTTGTGGGTTACAAGCATCACGCAGACTACTAGCTGCCGTGGAATTGGGAGCATATTCGGAGGTTAGCTGCGGGGTGGCCAGGTGAGGTGAGCGGATGGATCTAGGGTAATTTGATTAGTTTAGGTAACGTTTGAGCAAGAGAGGAACCGAGTACCACACATTCTCATTTCCTCTACCCAGCCGACGTTCACGCATCTAGCGAACACTCATGTCATGCGCGCGCCACGAGCCTCGCGTCAAGCGCACACAAAGAAAGAGCCGGCCCCAGGCCGACTCTTTCTTTCATTATGGCAATGCAACGCCGCGCGAAGCGACGTA
This window harbors:
- a CDS encoding ABC transporter substrate-binding protein, with amino-acid sequence MFVGKRKLGRSISLLVGASLVLSALPVASAASSSSLAPYKLTLYYPGSPAKDEAKVEAKMNTYLKSKINATIDLIPIDWGQWDSKMNLLKASREPMDIIFTAQWNGHANDVAKNVFLALDDSRGPAGNLIAQYGKDITRTLDPAFLKGSKVNGHNYGIPTNKELAAQGGVIYRKDIADKLGLTSQLNAVKSVNDLAPILASVKKKMPSMTPLFLRDGDNFNSHYFMQQDYLGDTTIEGLIRKDGTSTKVITRFDDKKYMDQLALTRSLYKKGYINRDAATTQLSGQDALKKGNVFMIVASLKPGKDAEVAIAANLAGKLKQINMTDRTVSTGETAGSMLGISSTSKDPARAMMFINLLHSDKYLNNLLNFGIEGVHYQKQSSEIIKPGPSAANYNPGATWMFGNQFLNYVWNTEAPDKWAQFKAFNKGAKLSPALGFTFNAQPVKSQVAALVTVRSKYIAGLETGAIDPSKAKDFQKKELANGLDKVLKEKQKQLDAFLRSK
- a CDS encoding ABC transporter permease, which codes for MPPTTEAVDAALRKPVRKTRTKQNIGYWKRFGPFYIMMAPALLVLLLNNYIPMIGSLIAFKQIEYTADSFFQSFMHSKWVGLANFDYLFSTTDAWTITRNTLLYNAVFIFLNLVIGVTFALLFNAMRNRRLAKLHQSVMFLPYFLSMIVISYLVYAFLNPDIGILNRVVLPWFGVEPIDWYSEPKWWPIILPIINTWKGIGYYAVIFLAAIIGIDQEYYEAATIDGASKWRQIRSITLPLIRPVIIVLTLLQIGRIFYSDFGLFFQVTRNSGILYDTTLVIDTYVYQGFIVSADIGMSSAAGLYQALVGFMLVLLSNLVIRRISKDDALF
- a CDS encoding carbohydrate ABC transporter permease yields the protein MATVAVKRKKHFNEIASFPNFLINGFFCFYTILCVLPLLLVIAVSFSDENSVLVDGYKLWPEKFSTGAYDFLLSDWESIVRSYGVSILVTLGGTLIALITMALYAYPISRQDFPHRKVFSFIMFFTLLFNSGLVPFYLLYTQGLHLRDNLWVLMIPMFVQPFFVLLIRTFFTHSVPPALLESAKIDGAGEWRIFAQIVLPLSLPVLATVGLFCTLNYWNDWFLSLLFINDDTLYTIQFRMYQALLDITFLSANSTAYSAILAQNPDYQLPTETVTMAMAVVGIGPIVFAYPFFQRFFIKGLTVGAIKG
- a CDS encoding alkaline phosphatase; translated protein: MKRMGKGMKSAIAVTAVAAIAITSSVAAQTSTQADAASSKTKNVILFVGDGMGTAQRDAIRLATVGEKGKLAMDAMPYVGLLHTSSTTPVTDSAAAATAFASGVKTYNGAIGMDENKKSVKTIMEYAKEAGKSTGVVTTSQVTDATGAAFGAHVENRALQSDIALQYLTKSKIDVILGGGEDFWYPAGETGKFKDEPAEDPSEKSKGTQGNLVNKAKQLGYSFVSNKTDLAKAKGGKLLGLFSNEEMFQQRPEGEGDIYNPVVSLPAMTKKAIDTLDANKKGFFLMVEEEGTDEFAHSNNAKMTIKAGQQLDSAVQVAKDYAKKNPDTLVLVLADHETGGFSIEEVSADDESGDGISKEDGPFAIANSKLNFVVDWTTSGHTAVDVPVTAAGKNAELFSGVYENTEIFTKLMQSLGFKK
- a CDS encoding stalk domain-containing protein yields the protein MKKVIIPAILATSLLTFSLGGAHANAAEAASNSTISDYGIDSLIKTDGTYWIWGQNHSVPTQIHELSDVAASYADRVIVKKDLSVWHWEPTSLATAYKVEPIPALTDIASITDAWEKTFIIEKDGDVFVTPRLNGMTLDWSSMKQVDGLDHVKNISLFIEAPSYNQQQLFLKTDGTVWRSEGKLGEVHQVANLDHVADVSGKFALKQDGTVWAVDTSSATKLPEASDIQMIRSNGTSTVAIDKQSHLWFWGATFTGMSDGTVLHDHTPTQLTSLSGVTDAFVVERTLLALTKDGRMYSTSIDLEKMAVAPRFELLTANISSAKAGYRHLIMQKKDGTLWGWGVNKEAMLGNGDYEFQHTTPVAVQKPITVELNGDNIALSNGVIIQEGQAFIPLRSIFEKMGASVKWDLYSKKATIQSKDASTQIEINFMSSNHMLNGKTIKMSVEPFIVNGSVYLPLRFISESLGAKVDWVQQESRIAITMK